The Anolis carolinensis isolate JA03-04 chromosome 2, rAnoCar3.1.pri, whole genome shotgun sequence genome has a window encoding:
- the LOC103280400 gene encoding taste receptor type 2 member 8-like: MVSNSTSPLDILIWIIVGIVTMFSFLGNGFITIVQGHQWLQNRKILPCDFLLTSLSTSRFLMQLLSSVNYFLYFISLESYMNPIKQAIVYVIWLFFNMVSLWSATWLSVFYCVKITNFANCLFLWLKPRINALVLRLLGISIVISSISSLPSIIEYIGQKKGGNLTGSANHSEAYNHRNMLPLHVTFAFINFTINITATIVLLTSLWKHTRNLKKSGVGGKDFNTKVHFNIIIPLLFYVVFYFVHISSQIIVSNEITIVGSVKQRITDIMVSTFPTVHSIILILTHPKLRETVVRILNIKRRI, encoded by the coding sequence ATGGTTAGCAATTCGACTTCTCCACTTGATATCCTTATCTGGATCATTGTGGGAATAGTTACCATGTTTTCCTTCTTAGGAAATGGATTCATCACAATAGTACAGGGAcaccaatggcttcaaaatagAAAGATTTTGCCATGTGATTTTCTTTTGACCAGTCTGAGCACCTCCAGATTTTTGATGCAGTTACTGTCTTCAGTGAACTATTTTCTGTATTTCATCTCTTTAGAGTCCTATATGAATCCCATCAAACAGGCAATTGTATATGTTATCTGGTTGTTTTTTAACATGGTCAGCCTCTGGTCTGCCACGTGGCTAAGTGTTTTCTACTGTGTGAAGATCACTAACTTTGCCAATTGCctcttcctttggctgaagccAAGGATCAACGCACTTGTACTCAGGCTGCTTGGAATATCAATAGTCATCTCCAGCATCTCCTCGCTCCCGTCCATCATCGAATATATTGGGCAAAAAAAGGGGGGCAATTTGACGGGAAGTGCCAACCACAGTGAGGCTTATAACCACAGAAATATGCTTCCTCTGCATGTCACTTTTGCTTTCATAAATTTCACCATTAACATAACTGCAACCATTGTTTTGCTCACCTCACTATGGAAGCACACAAGGAATCTGAAGAAGAGTGGTGTTGGTGGCAAAGACTTTAACACTAAGGTCCATTTCAATATCATAATACCATTGCTGTTTTATGTCGTCTTCTACTTTGTTCATATCTCCAGTCAGATAATTGTTTCAAATGAAATTACCATAGTTGGATCAGTGAAACAACGAATTACTGATATCATGGTGTCTACATTCCCAACTGTGCACtctattatattaatattgacTCATCCTAAACTGAGAGAAACGGTTGTTCGCATTCTGAATATCAAACGAAGAatttga